TCCGACCTGGAGTACGACCGGCTCGTACGCGCCGCCCGGACATAGCCCGACTCCAGCAGGCTCAACCTGTGCCCGGTGAGCCGATCTTCGCGGCGCTGGGCTCCCGCTGGAGCGAGGAGGTGCGTGTCGTGGGCGGGACAGGTGAACCGGGATCGGCCAAGCTGGCAGGCAGCTGCTCGAGGTCCTTTCACCTAGGCCAGCGTGGTGCGGCGGCCCCCCGTCCCCGCACCCGCTGAACCGGCCGGCAGCCTCGACGACCTGCCCCGGCTAACGAGGCTGCTGGTCCGGCCGGCCAGGGTTTGGCCCAGGGCGGGCGTCAACCGCGGCGCTTCGGCAGAACCTGGCGGCTGTTACTCAGGTCCATCCCCAGATCGCTGTGAAAGCACGAGGCTATGCGCCCATTCAATGGCATTCACCGACTGGCGGATTCTCCCCTCTCGGGATAAAGGGACGGTCGGGCTGCGCAGTTGACGCCGAGCGGATGGGCGAAGAGTCCTCGGCCGAGATGGCATCGCGTGAGGTCGAGAGCGGTCATCGACGAGGGCCTGCCGGAAAGGTGAGTACGGCGATGACGATCTTTCCGTTCTCGGTCTCCTCGACCGACCAGGCACTGGCGAGGCTGTCCACGATGAACAGGCCGCGCCCGCTTGCAGCCACCGTCCCTTCGTCAACAGATGAGTTCGAAGGTCGGACAGGTACGGCAGTGACGTCGGCCCCGTGGTCGACGACGCCCAACGCCGCACCGAACTCGTAGACCTCAACTCTTATGAGGACCGCACCGCTGCTGTGCTGGATGGCGTTGGCGATGAGCTCGCTGGCCACCAGCATGGCGTCGAAGAGCTGGTGCTCCGCCTTGCCGTCCAGGACGTCGGCCAGGGCGGTACGGGCGGCGCGCTGCGGAGCATCGAGTCCGTCGAGCACCACATCACGGTGGATCAACAGGTCTCCGAGGCTCCGGTCGTGCACCAGTTCAGCAGTTGTCGGGGCACCCTCGTCTCCTCGCACCGGGAGGGGAGCTACGCGGCGACTGCGTCCGTGGCCGCGGTGTCGTCGTCGAAGGTCATCTCCGGTGCGGGCCGGCGGAAGCCCTTGGTCAGGACGGCCAGGTAGACGACGCCGATCGCCAGCCAGACGCCGCCGATCTGGAGTGCGACGTGACCGAGCTTCGTGAGCAGGTAGAGGGAGACGGCGGCGCCGACGGCCGGCATTACCAGGTACGAGAAGAGGTTGGGGGTGCGGCCGTGTCTGCGCTCTCGGACCAGGTGGGCGATCACGCAGACGTTCACCAGGGTGAAGCCGAGGAAGGCGCCGAAGTTGATGAACGAGGTGGCTGTGGTCAGGTCGAGTTTCATGGCGATGACACCGGCGGCCGCGGTCAGCAGCAGGTTCGGCACGGGCGTGCCGGTCTTCTTCGACAGGTTGCCGAAGACGGCCTTGGGCAGTGCGCCGTCGCGTCCCATGACGTACATGAGGCGGGCGGCGGAGGCTTGCAGGGCGATACAGGAGGCGATGGATCCGGCGATGGTGACGAAGTTGATGATCTCGGCGTACGTTGTGCCGCCGACCTGGACCTTCAGGTGGTAGGCGGCCGCGTCGACGTCGGCGAACTTCGCGCCGGGGTGGACCAGTTGCATCACGAAGGACAGCACGATGAAGATCGCTCCGGCGGCGATGACGCAGCCGATGATGCCGCGGCCGATCGTCCTCGCCCCGCCCCTGGCCTCCTCGCCGAGCGTGGAGACGGCGTCGAAGCCGAGGAAGGAGTATGCGGCGATGGCGGCGGCCGCGGTGACCGCGCCGATCGACGTGCCGGAGTTCCACAGGGCGTGCGTGGCGGGGGCGGAGGTGCCGTGCTTGCCGAGGAAGACGACACACAGGGTGGCGAAGAGGACCAGGGACCCCAGAG
This DNA window, taken from Streptomyces sp. NBC_01445, encodes the following:
- a CDS encoding APC family permease; this encodes MNSETTGNTMRLKGDLSLLSVVLFGLAYISPGIVVTIFGVVAATSDGAAPTAFAIATLAMLLTGLSYAKMARAVPGAGSVYTYARKMLDSRIGFLSGWAMLLDYFFIPMVGWLITAIYFNAQFPDIPKWVWLIVSVGITTAINIFGMKLADRVNKILMFIALGSLVLFATLCVVFLGKHGTSAPATHALWNSGTSIGAVTAAAAIAAYSFLGFDAVSTLGEEARGGARTIGRGIIGCVIAAGAIFIVLSFVMQLVHPGAKFADVDAAAYHLKVQVGGTTYAEIINFVTIAGSIASCIALQASAARLMYVMGRDGALPKAVFGNLSKKTGTPVPNLLLTAAAGVIAMKLDLTTATSFINFGAFLGFTLVNVCVIAHLVRERRHGRTPNLFSYLVMPAVGAAVSLYLLTKLGHVALQIGGVWLAIGVVYLAVLTKGFRRPAPEMTFDDDTAATDAVAA
- a CDS encoding ATP-binding protein, producing the protein MHDRSLGDLLIHRDVVLDGLDAPQRAARTALADVLDGKAEHQLFDAMLVASELIANAIQHSSGAVLIRVEVYEFGAALGVVDHGADVTAVPVRPSNSSVDEGTVAASGRGLFIVDSLASAWSVEETENGKIVIAVLTFPAGPRR